Within the Gordonia westfalica genome, the region CGTGGGTGTCCTACCGGCGAAGGGGATCGCCATCATCCCCACCGCGGGAATCCTGCTCGGCGGGGCGATGGTCACCACCTCACTCGCGGGGCGCCGGGCGCACGACGAGCTGACCACCCGTCACGGTGAAGTGGAAGCAGCACTGTCGCTGGGCCTACTCCCCCGCGACGCCCGATTCGAGATCTGCGCCCCGGCGTCGGCGACCGCTCTCATCCCCGGCCTCGATCAGACGCGGGCCGTCGGACTCGTGACGATTCCGGGTGCCTTCGTCGGCATGGTCCTCGGCGGCGCCTCGGTGTGGGCGGCCGCGGCGATGCAGCTGTTCGTGCTCATCGCGCTACTCGCCGTCAGCTCGATCGCCATGCTCGTCACCGTGGAGCTGGTGGCGCGGGAGGATCTGTGACGACGATCAGAACGGTGGCGGGCGTGTCCGGGCGTTCCTTCACTCCCAGAACTCATTTCGACGTTGCGACCTCGATCGAAGTCGCAACTCCGGAATGAAGTCTGGAAGTGGAGGGTTTCTCAGACTTCAGTTCTGCGACTATGCGGGGCGGGAAGCCTTGCGCAACAGATAGATGTCCATGATCCAGCCGATGCGTTCACGGGCTTCGGCGCGCGCTTCGACGATCTGATCGGTCACGTCGCCCACGCGTCCG harbors:
- a CDS encoding ABC transporter permease — encoded protein: MNGIGDAVVRIGPVLGVAIVVLAVVAVLVNRRSGLATDTLVATLRAVVQLAALAGVLAVVVPHLWASALFVVVMAVAAAWTSARRIRPRHAGFVPIMRCLGPVAAPTIVVVVVLALVGVLPAKGIAIIPTAGILLGGAMVTTSLAGRRAHDELTTRHGEVEAALSLGLLPRDARFEICAPASATALIPGLDQTRAVGLVTIPGAFVGMVLGGASVWAAAAMQLFVLIALLAVSSIAMLVTVELVAREDL